One Mus caroli chromosome 6, CAROLI_EIJ_v1.1, whole genome shotgun sequence genomic window, GCCttcttgtctttcatttttctttcccttctcagtCCCCTGACATGAGAATGGTATAAGAGAACAAAANaaaacaaaacaaaacataaacaaacaaacaaaaaaccaaaacctccaCCAGAGACTATCAGGCAATATCATGTTAAAGCGCTGCTTGAGTCATGGGAGAGTTAAGGGCAGTCATTAGAATCTACCTTATCTATAATCGAGGGTAATGTCACTTTAAGACATGTGAGACTTTAGAGAGGAGGGGTGTATTGAAACAGACTCCCGCTACTTACGGAGGTATAGCAGCCCTGCTCCTACATTTCACTGCCTAACTCTGTCCTGAATGTACTGGAGTAGGGATGGTCTGTCCGTGGCTATAAACTGCTTCTCATCAGGAAACTACATTAGCTCACCATCACTTCAAAGGTCTCGTCAGACAGAGGTGACGCCAGGAGATGATTTAAAGGTGAACATGACAAGGTTTCCACCCCTCAAACCTTGGTTCCTTTTCTGACAATACAGTGAACGAGCCCAACGTCTTCACAACTGTGGAAACAGGACTGGAAGAGAAAagcttgcctttttttcttttcttttgttttttttttttttcaattcttaatAAAGAATTGCTGGGAAGCATTCTCTTTGAAAAATCTCAGAACTGTGGCACAGAtggattttaaaaagtgttagCTCTTTCCAATGAGCACTAGGAGGGTTCCCTGCTCTTGGCTGGATTTTTCAGGTAAGAAAGCCTCTGTAAGATTTAAGATTCAGAAAGCTGATTTGCAACATATTCAGAGAAGTATGCAAGACTCGATGCATTATTTGGGAGGGGGGAACACTGCCACAGAGCAGAGCTCTGTCTGGGAGCAGCCAAGAGAAGAGATGCGGGAGCTTGGGAAGTAATGCTGAGAATTACAGAAAGTTAACTGGggggacaagaaagaaagaaggaaagaagggaaggaaggaaggaaggaaggaaggaaggaaggaaggaaggaaggaaggaaggaaggaaggaaggaaggaaggaaggaaggaaggaaggaaggaaggaagaaaggaaggaaggaaggaaggaaggaagagggaagccCTGTAATTGTCAAGTCACAGCATGTTGTGTGTGCTCAGCTGTGTGTGGGTTAAATGAGCAGGAGAAGGAGTCTCTAAAGAATCGTTAAGTTTGATGatggttagatttttttccccctgagttAAATTTCCAGTGCATTTTAACAGTGATGGTTGAATAGCAAACGCATANCGGGTCACCTCTGTTTTGTCTCTCTGTAATTTGCAGGCTATTCAGAAAGGTTCTAAAATGCATTCATTTGGGGATTCACAGGAGGGGAGTTGCTGTTTTACCTCTGCTGATGAGAGTGCATCTATGCTATCCTGCTAGCTCTGAAACCAAGGAGACAAAGCATGTGGTATACAAAAGTAAACAGTGGGCCACCAAACTAGAAACTAATTAGAAAGTGACTGGTCCATCTGAGCCACTGCCTGGGGCATGGATGGCTCCAAGCTGCTGAAAAGAATGTGTTCCCACTTTGCACTTAATTACAGTTGTCACGGTTATGTATTGTCATCCTCAAAGCCCTTCTCAAACACTCCATCTCTCTGAAACCTGCAAATTACCCAGAattatgcacatgcatatatatgtgtgtgcataatgtttatttttgctgACTATCACTGGCTTTGAAAGAGTATCAATTTCCACAGATAAGGAAGCCATCCTGGGAGGTCACAAGCAGGTTTTCAGTGCATAGTGGAAATTCTTGAAGGGTGTCATTTGACAGAGGAAAGGTGCACAACCTTGATTGCACAGCCCCTCTCTGAGACCTCAGAGAGGAAAGGCTGTCATTAACCGAATTCTTATATAGGGGATGCTTCCTATGACTGGCTGACTAAGGACGATGCTTCAAGTTTGATTAATTTGGCAATATGAAATGCAGCATAAGGTGTTGTTTGGGAAATTGGACAATATGTAGCGCCATTGAGCTTCTGTAGCTCCTGAGATGCTCACAGGTGCAGATAAGACTGTCAAAGTTTCAGTGCCTGAGAAAAGGTATGTGCCCACATCAATACACACACCAcctgtatatacatattcatcAGTGCTCCGGCAAATGCCACAATGGGATCTTAGGAGGCAAAGCAATACTGTAAATTATGGCTTGCTTGTAGGGTACATACACAGACCTTGCCTCTGAAACTCACTCTGGCTGAAGACATGGTGCCTTCTGAAATTCAAGTCTAGTCAGAAAGAGCCATCCTATCGGGAGATTACAACATGCCTCTGAGAAATGATTACTTAGTTTAGAAGACAGCATTGCGATTAAAAATTCATGActgtagaattaaaaaaaaaaaaaagagcccactCTTTTCTTCCAGGCTTATGTCAGACTTGCAATGAAGTTAGAATGAGCAAGTCTATAGCTCCTGAATGCCTGGGAAAACTAGTTCACAGATCTTTGTGTAAAACTGAGTATCTCCATGGGCATGTAATGTTTGAGTCTGCCTAGTAAACAGTGACAaactttatttttgcattttgggCAATCATTGGCCTCTAACAGAACTTAAGGGACATATTTATGAGCTTNTGGAaaaggtcttcaattctactccccATCATGACCTCTACAGGAATGTTCCTTCTAGCCAGCCAAGTAGTAGCAAAAGAACAGGACGACATCTGAGCTGTCCCTTCCCTCCTCCGTGGACCATACCGCTCCCGGGGCTTGACGCCAGGGGTAACCTGTTCTCATCTGATGTTCTCTTTAGAGAATGGCAATGGTCTCTGCAATGTCCTGGGCCCTGTACTTGTGGATAAGTGCTTGTGCGATGCTGCTCTGCCATGGGTCACTCCAACACACCTTCCAGCAGCATCACCTGCACCGGCCAGGTAAGTGAGGGAGCAGCCTCTCCGGGAGGCTCCTCTAGCCTCACCAAGGTCTCTTCAACAGATGGCAGGATGCAAGTGACAGAAACTGCATCGTGTGGGCAGTTTGCCTTTGAATTCTAAGACATGTTGTGGGCTGGATGctctgggggaaggggagtgtaccaagaaaaaaaaaacctgcctcagagatatttctgtttatttctcagAAAAGGTGGGTTTCTCTAGAGGAGCAACCCGCCAACCCCCACCCTCTTCCACACACCTTGCTCAAGAGAATGATTTGGTTTTGGGCACTagcaaactattctacaaaaggTGGGGGTAACTTTCAAAACTAGGGGATTGAGAGGAGACATGTATTCCCTGGGGCGAGTTTATACCTAGTGCAGATACAGTCATTTCAGACTATGTGGCTGAAGAGTCCACAGATGCGTTAATGACCAGACTAACTTTAGGAGTtgtcaatgaaaaagaaaaggaaacagtgacTTACTATGTCGTGTCTGGTTTAATTTGcatcctgtcttctctcccttcctttctttacttttgGTTTCTCCAGTATGTTCGGTGCCCCcacccttttttcctccctctgttGGCAGTTTCAGGAACAAGTTCGCTCTGGCATGatttttgaaattttcctttattgatttatttttccttttagttccTGGTGCAGTTTGCTTTCCTCGGCTTCTAACTCTCCCCTTCCCTCACTCTCCGATCTGGATTtgtctttctttgcctcttcAGCTTTCTCAATTCAAAGTCGCTCCGGGGTTTCGATTGTTTTTAAGCTTCCTGGTTGGTTCTCAGAACGGTTTCTTTCCGTTTTCTGTGTAGCTGTGTTTAGCCTTTGTGTCCTGTCCTTTCGCCGCACCCCCTACCTCAAAGTCCTTGGTAGTACCCTCTGATGGTGAAGCCCAACGTTCCGGGGGGACCAGTTGCACGCCCAAGTTCCCGCTCCTCGATTCGTGGGTGCTGCCGCCCCTCCCTCCAGGCCCCTCTCCATATCCTTCCCTGGCCTCCTGCCATCCACAGGGCTTCTCCGTGCGGCAGGTCCGTGGTCTGCATGCTGTCTTTTGTGGCTCCGCAACCTTGACTGTGATTCCCCTGCTCTTGTTTTGGccttctccagcccctctcccgGTGTCTTTTGCTGCCTCCAGGGGCTCAGCTTCCAGTCTGGGGCAGACTGGATAGAGATGGGAGGGTGCATGCCAGCGCCCGCCTGCTGAGTCTGCAGCCCTTAGGTGCAGAGNAGGGCTGGGGGCGGAGGCCAGCTGTCCCCTGTCCCAGCCGCCTTCTTTTTTGTAAGTCGGGtcagtgagggagagagggggcgctGGTGCCCCTGCGGGTGGGCATGGAAACCACTCTGCTGCCGCTCGCTGGTGCTGCTCGCCTGTTTTCTGTGTCCTGTGTGCAGCCCCTGGCACGGGAAGCGTCAGATTCCTGCCAGACGCTTCAGTGCCAACATGGAGGGAACACAAGCTTTGATTTGGGGATCCCTGAGCTACCTCCAATCACTTAATCGCCAATCTGTTCTGGCAAGAAAAGTCTTCGGCTTGTTGCATAGTCATACAAATAACCTGGGAAATGCGCCTTCTCTGTAATACTTAACAATGAGATAAAAGACCCATTAATCCGGACAGGGCTAAGCACCATGTTCAGGGTTAATTCATACTGTTATTTCAGTCTTTGCCTAAGTCAGTATAGTTTACCCCCTTTCCCCAAACAACAGAAGTAGAAGTTTAGAGGGGCTGGGTGACTAGCTTGAAGCCACCCAAAGAACGGTTGCCAATGGAGGTCNTGTTCATGTGATTCTGTCACGGAGGGGGAAATACCCTGTAGTACATAACATGACTATACGAAGTAGCCTCTTTGAGAAGCATTAGATATAATTTATAACTTTAAGGTCATGTCAATATATGTACCCATTTAAGGGGTCAGCAAATTCTGGGAGTTTGCTGAAGCAAGTGGCAGGTGGTGAGGGCCAGGAACGAGTCAACATCTCTCTGTCACTTAACTATGGTGATATGACCTTGGATGAGTGACTTTTCATATTTGAACTAATTTACCTAtcaggagatgggggagggggagggggaggggacaacTTCCTAGGAAATGGGAAATGCTATGTGCATTGTTGATTTCTCCTACAAATATCAGGCATAGCAGACTTTCTGTGTAAGGGGCTGCAACCTGTATCTTAGGGATGTTGATTGAGCTAAATTTTACAGTTCAAACTGCTAAATAAATCTACTTGGCCAGGACAAAAGcttgttgcttttgttattttccaaCCATGAGACACATGACTAAGATATGCCAGCGATTACAACCTATCTTTATGCTGTGCATGTAGTCattaaccaaaaacaaaaagatgtcaTATAATTTGCTGTGGACTCTCACATAGTGTGTGTCTATTTGCTTATGGGAGCTGGAGCTATTATGTGGAACAGACATTCATATCATCTTAGGTCTTATTAAAATaccatgattttttaaaattgaaaaaacagATACAAGATTCTGACTGAAATTAAACTCATTACTCATGTTTCCCCTTATCTACCATAGAATTTGCTTATTACCAGCAAATACATATTGGAGCTATACCTTAAATGTTCCCAGGAACTATGTTGCCAACAAGTCCACCCTCAAATATTCACTCTTTGAGCCCTATACACCCTTACTGTAAAAAGGAGGAACTATAAATGCCTCTTCAAGATGCAGAGAGATTAAAATTATGTTGATTTCNAAGTCCAGTGGGTTTTGTAATGTGCTTATTCAACAACTTCCTTAGGATTTCCCCAATAGCTGCAGAGATTAAAATGGTCAATCTTGGCCCTAGCAATCTTCTAAATGATTTCAGTCACTCTTTAATGTGCTCTCCTGTTTTGGGttttaagagtaaaaaaaaaatgtttcttttcttcttttttgctcAGATAAGTGTTGTgtcattttcttctgtgagtCTTAAATGGNCAGGGACGCTAATGAAATGTGTgtacaaacaaataagcaaacgaCAAAAAGCAGGGCCAGTTATCTGTGGCAACCCACCCTTAAGTgagcaaatacataaataaatagctggATAAATGAGCAACAAAAGGGAAAACATAATCTCANTCTCTCAAATCGGTGCGAATAAGTGGCATGATGAGAAAAAATGAGACAGTAGCTGGCCCTGGCCTGGCTACATTTGCCTAAGCTTGAAAAATTGGTCCCTTCACAAGGCAGAACAGTGCACTTGGCATGCATGCCATGCATGTAGAAATGTGCAAAATGACAAATCGTTcactaggagagagagagtgtgtgtgtgtgtgtgtgtgtgtgtgtgtgtgtgtgtgtgtgtgtgtgtgcgtgtggcagtgggtgtgtggagggggtgCTCTACAGCCACCCTCACCTGCTTAGGAATGGTAGTCCCTCCCCCTCCAGTCAGCACCTCACAGGCAGCTCCCCAGTCCCCTCCACAGCAAGATTGATGGTGTTCAGATTGCAAGCAGGCAATTTCAGTCTCTCAAGAAATAATCCACTACGCTGACAGATGAGAGAAATTTGACGAGCCGTTCCCCTTGTTGAGACTGAGCCTCACCTGGATGGCACCAGCCAGCCAGGGCCTGTTAGGGGAAACGGTTAGAGATTTGGGCCAATTTCTGCTGTCATAACATGAAATTGGGACAGTGTTTTTGTAAGACCATGCATTTGTGATCTGTCTCCTCGGTGTAGTGGGTTTGCACACAAACAGAACGAGAATATGTTAACTAGAAATCTGACTGATTTTAATGTATTTGCCTGTAGGCCTTAAGTActttctatttttcatatttatagtaTTAGGAATGCACCATTTATTTTCACTTACTCACTAGTTAAGGGAGATTAAAACACTCAATCAAatgaaactgaaatttaaaattacataagtGAGTAAAAATGTGCTATAGATTAACAGATTCACAGTTTCAATAATTGAATATTGGAATAGCTTTTATCTNGGGAATGATGTAGGAAGTTGCTATGACAACTTGAAAAACATTTGtgcctcccccctctccccatacCAAACCTTTGGAAGgctagttaattttttaaaagacggGCTCCACAATGAAAGCTCGAATGTAGCATCTCTATTGTTTCCCATAATTACAACAGCCTAAGTTTCTCACACTCAACAGAG contains:
- the LOC110295726 gene encoding uncharacterized protein LOC110295726: MELEIELGKENIETESASLLCSLHVGTEASGRNLTLPVPGAAHRTQKTGEQHQRAAAEWFPCPPAGAPAPPLSLTDPTYKKEGGWDRGQLASAPSPXLHLRAADSAGGRWHAPSHLYPVCPRLEAEPLEAAKDTGRGAGEGQNKSRGITVKVAEPQKTACRPRTCRTEKPCGWQEAREGYGEGPGGRGGSTHESRSGNLGVQLVPPERWASPSEGTTKDFEVGGAAKGQDTKAKHSYTENGKKPF